ttcacgccgacacccggctaccacggcgcctgggtgcagccgcgcaaggtgcttcccagatctcggggcagaacgtctcctcccatgttcgagatctccacggagaaccgcttctcccctctccgcgagtcgggtcccgatgtggccatcatcggtgactcgatcgttcgtcacgtccgtgccgcctcctcaaaaggtaataaagtacgtactttctgctttcctggtgcccgtgtgaaaaatatttctacacagattccaaccatcctgggcgctgccgagagccctggtgccgttgtcctccacgtggggacaaacgacactgggctccggcagtcggagatcctgaagaaggacttcaggagcctgatcgagacggttcgacgcacctcgcccgccacgcagatcatcgtttctgggccgcttcctacctaccgccgaggaaatgaaaggttcagtagacttttagctttgaatgaatggctaataacatggtgtaaagaacagaaattgctctttgctaataactggaatcttttctgggagcgtcctaggctcttccgtcctgacggcctgcaccccagtcgagccggagctgaactcctgtcggacaacatctccagactacttcgcaccatctgactagcaggtaaaaattcacaaaattcacactatagccacctagactcttgttcaccccacttaaacatcagtaacgcatatctggcaaATCCTacagagactgtgtctgttcctcgtattattagattaagaaataaacgtactgtgtgctccaggaaaaatctagtaagaatcaaaccagaaaaaccagtagaaagtgaaaatacaaatttcgtaaaacttggtctcctaaacatcaggtcacttgcacctaaagcacttatcattaatgaaataataacagaaaacaatcttaatgcactctgtctcactgaaacctggctgaaacaaaatgactatattagcttaaatgaagcaactcctccaggattcttatataaacatgaggctcgtcaaactggtcgtggtggtggagttgcatcaatctttagtgatttccttaatattaaacagagaaacggacttatgtttagctcctttgaagtattatcgcttaatgttcagcttccagatactatacaaaaacctatgttatctctcgctttaatcaccatatatagacccccaggaccctatgtcaaatttctaaaagaattttctgattttatttctgacttactagtcaaaactgataaaatgctaattgtaggtgactttaacatccacatagatgacgctaatgatacattagggctcgcgtttatggatttaatacactcacttgggataaagcaaaacgttgtgggtccaacccatcgcttaaagcatacattagatctaattctgtcttatggaatcgaggttattgacgtcgacattataccacaaagtgatgatattacagatcactacctcttactatataagctatgtttacctgaaatcagcaaacccgctccaatactccgccctagtagaactattgttccgtcaactaaagatgaatttataaataacttacctgatctctctctatttcgtaatgcacccgcaaactcaaatgatcttgatgtagtaaccagcagtatggatgccatctttactagcacactaaatactgtggcacccataaaattaaaaaaggctagagagattaaaactataccatggtataatagtcatactcgtgcgctcaaaacagcaacccgcgccctggaaggtaaatggaaaaaaaataatttagaggtctttagaattgcgtacaaagacagtatgtccagctataggagggctctaaaatctgccaggaccgagcacctgcgcaaactgatagaaaataatcataacaatcctagatttttatttaacaccatctctaaattagcaaataatcggtcatccttggaacaaactactccaccgcaaattagtagtgatgacttcatgaattttttcagtaataaaatagaaggctttagacagaaaataggagatgccaaactttctgcaccggcttatactccaaatcctgtaaatatttcattaaatcataataataacctacactgcttcaaaatcatagaacatgaagagttagtgaaaattataaatagctctaaaccagctacgtgtatgctggactcaattccaacaaaattactgaaagagctgctacctgctataggagaacctcttcttaacattatcaactcttctttatctataggccatgttccaaactcttacaagctagctgttattaagcctattattaagaaaccgcaactagacaccaacaacttagctaactataggcctatttcaaatcttccatttatgtctaaaatactagaaaaagttgtttccactcaattatgctcttttctgcagacgaacaatatttttgaagtgtttcagtcaggtttcagggctcaccacagtacagaaaccgccttagtgaaaataaccaacgatttactcttagctgctgaccgagggtgcgtctcgctattagttttactcgatcttagtgcggcatttgataccattgaccacaatatcctcataaatcgcttaaagtctacaggtgtccagggacaggctctacaatggtttaagtcatacttaactgaccgctaccagtttgtaaatcttaatggacagccttcacaaatctgcccagtaaagtatggggtgcctcaaggatcagttttaggccctttactgtttacaatttacatgctacctctgggagacattattagaagacatgggatcagctttcactgctatgcagatgatactcaattatatatttcaactaaacctgacgagacgtctgaactttctaaactaactgagtgtatcaaagacatcaaagactggatgaccaacaattttcttctcttaaactcagacaaaacagaattattacttattgggcctaaatcttgcacacagcagatctcgcaactcaatttacaattagagggatacaaagttagctttagctctactataaaagatctgggtgtcatattagacagcaatctaacttttaaaaaccatatatcccatgtcacaaaaactgccttctttcatctgagaaatatcgctaaattacgaaatatgctatccatctcagatgcagaaaagctagtccatgcttttatgacttcgagactggattactgtaatgctctatttgctggctgcccagcatcctctattaacaaacttcaattagtgcaaaatgcagcagccagagttctgaccaggtctagaaaatatgatcatatcaccccaattttatcctccttacactggctgcctgttaaatttcgtattgaatttaaaatattacttctcacctataaagctctaaataatctagctcctgtttatctaaccaaccttctgtctcgctacgaaccaactcgctccttaagatctcaaaattcagggcttctggtagtacctagaatagcaaaatcaagtaaaggaggtcgagccttctctttcatggctcctacactctggaatagccttcctggtaatgtccgaggctcagacacactctcccagttcaaaactagattaaagacctatctgtttagtaaagcatacactcagtgcatcacctagcaggttccacactggcttctacatcttgcttatatacactatgaacagcagctacgctaattattctctttattctctattttcacctggggatactcatcccgaggtcctcagattaggcggagtcactgattggatccaagaccagcgacgtgatgatcccaaggattccatatccgggaccaggccatatcctgagctgctgctgcgctgatggtcgtggggagtggagaacatgagtctgattccagcgacgctccagggacagacgagtcttcattgaggccatcttccagcataaaccacggcgaatgaagttctgcacaagacttttggccagcggagaaattaaaatggtcgtgcccaactgagtctggttctctcaaggtttttttcttcactcccatcaggtgaagttttttttccctctccgctgtcgccactggcttgcatggttcaggattggtagagctacgcatcgatgaatttgctcttcagtgtttgaactctcagtaatgattaaatcacactgaactgagctaaactgaactgaactgaacttaaacactaaaacctgaaccacactgttccaattactatgaccatttatgtgaagctgctttgacacaatctacattgtaaaagcgctatacaaataaagctgaattgaattgaattgaattgaattgaaaattgaattgaattataaacTAACCTACATTTACAATTtgtatgtaaaatgtttgttgccaATTTTCTGAAAGTATCCAAGCAGCATCACGTCCTGtaatactgtacatacacacatatatatatatatatatatatatatatatatatacatacacagggaaatactttttaaaatagtttttgtttattattattttaataaacaaacaaacggaTAACAATAATTTTCTGTAGCATCTTTAAAAGTTGCATCTCaaagcactttttaaaataaagtgaaacagatacataaataacagaaataaacaaaataaataacgaAAACACAAAAACCACACATGTAAGAACAGTATCCATCTGAAAATGCAGGATTGCAATTATTCAGCAAAGCCTTTATTAACAAGGTAAAATACTTGTATTTTTGACCAGTCTGGTGAACAGTTTAAAGCCATTAAATCTTTAAAAGGGcttaaaatagttaaaatccTCTTTGCAATGTCAGTGTACAGCAATAGTTTACAGCAGTGTAtagattagccgctgaactcaatgtatttttgtgttgtttatgcggctttacacagtcagttgtcttttggaattgTCTCCTACAAgaatcagatgatatggcatgctgtgtgcacttcacAAACCGTTcatgtggcctccatttcccaggtgagtgaaatgatATACTTATATAGcctctctataaatgtatttgttttgtataagatcattcatcatttaaatgctctttagagctgtaatgcactccagaatctgtcagattgattagctgcaggctctagatcagtcatctgaagtgttgtcatacagtgttatgctggagttcatcaatagtcttgtcTTCTTCTGTTAAGTCTTGTGTACTTTATTTGTCCTTTGTTTATATGGTGCACGCTTGTTCAACACTTTGGTAAACACTTGTTGTCTCACTTGTTGTACTCaccattaagggtgctttcacacttggttcaattgcctggaccgtacccaagtttaagggtccacctctttcaggcggactcaggtacggttcacgggtgcgcaTCCGAGTTCAGAAAacatgttcacactagctaaacgtactgtactatgacgtcaaacaaaCCCAGGTGTGGactaaaagtgctagtgtgaaagcaccctaaagcaggtcgcacaccagaagcgccacgacacggcgcgcacaAGACAGTATAAAGTattacacaccagacgcgcacattcacataatatttaacatgaaactaatcagatggcgctctgtggggcgactgaaatatgaactgcgacctgagtcgtggctgggcgctgCCGACAGAAGAACTtttgaccatgctgttagtttcatcTTTGGGAtaatagatggactcctacagatgaaagaaagaaacactttgacttacagagctcttttggaggttttgatgactgctgatagtctgatgagacactcgtctgatctctggaatttctgaagctcaaactcctccagctcctcctctgaggtcaacaacacaaagaccagagcagaccactgggcaggtgaaaggTCAGCAGATGACAGACGTCCACTACTGAGgtaagactgaatctctttcagcagagtttgatcgttcagttcattcagacagtagaacagattgatggatctctctggagacagattcccttcaagtttctgcttgatgtaggcaattatttcctctttgctctggtctctgtcatcctgctgtgtcaacaggcctcgtaagagttgtcgactggactggagtgacagaccgagaaggaagcgaaggtaaaggtccagatgtccattctcactttccagagccttgtccACTGCAGCCTTCAAGAAATTGGTCATGCCTTTATTTCTGCTAATCTGTAAAAACAATCCATGCTTCTTGTCTCTGTCTAGAATCAGatgttgataaagggctgcaatgaactcctgaatgctcaagtgaagaaagcagtacatggtGCCAAGAATTATTCCCGTCTCCCTcttaaagatctgggtacacatgcctgagtacaccgatgccttatagacgtcaatgccacagtctttcagatcgctctcatagaagatcacattgtttctttccagctgctggaaggccagtttccccagtgaaaggatgagctttggatcccaggagacatctgctgtgttttctccatcatactttcttctgctctgctggatctgaaagcggagaaagtgtgtgtacatctgtgtcagagtcttgggagattcctgcagtgtttcagcatgagccctgtgtttcagtttcagtatgttctggagtggctgaaatccagcagaagactgggatgtggcacataataaagagactctttgactgtttaatgtgatcaatgatttctctggcctgattctgatctgtgagtctctttctgaagtactcctccttttgggcatcattgaatcctcgtatctctgtcagccggtcgatacagtcagcaggaatcttactggcagctgctggtctgctggtgatccagatgagagcagaaggaagcagatttcccttgatgaggttcgtcaggagaacatccagagagactgctgaagatacatcacgacacgtctcattaccagcaaagttcagaggaagacgacattcatccaatccatcaaggatgaacaggactttgaatcgtgtgcttcttgtaaggttcagtcctgtagtctctgggaaaaactgagttatgaggtcttttaaactttgtctttctttctcctttaagttcatctctctgaatggaagaggaaatatgaagctgatgtcttgattttctttcccttcagcccaatccagaacaaacttttgcacagagactgatttcccgatgccagcaactccttttgtcaggacagttctgatccgctcgtcttgttcagctgcttcaaacaaatgtttgcatttaacctgtatctctagtgactgatgacgtctggaagcagcttcaatctgtctgatctcatgttcagtgttgacctgttcactcgcaccctgagtgatatagagatctgtgtagatcttattcagaagtgtggagtctccttgctgagcaattccttcaaacacactttgatatttcttcttcaggctacatttaagctgattaatgAAGAACAGCTCACCTAAACACAGAAGCAAAGAAACAGACAGGTTTAGTCTTGACTTTTCCagattttttgtaattaatatagATTGCCATGACCCAGAAAACATTGGTCTGATGGCAACTTCATGTTGCTTACCAAAAATGGTTGCACCATTGTAAATAAGTTGTGAAAGGGACCTCCACAAATTATGTCCTTTACACATGCATtgccaaggttataatagttttggatttttcattagcttaagtttttatttcgttttgactttttgttttcaaattgagttttaattagtttaagaGGTAGATTTACTAGTTTCTATATattgaaattgcttagttttagtttttttttcttttttttttctaaatgaggatatttgctgtataataaaaactcagccatacattttttgaaacctaTATTTAGAGGACACATGACCACTACcatctaccacaaccatctacccatcctcaaattcaaatacaataggcaacaagatagcagccttaagTATATGTGTGCAAGTACTCAACATATTAAAATTATGTAGTCAACAATAGTAAttttagtcagttaaaacatcaccatgatctgaaaaatccTAACTGAAgcatta
The Danio rerio strain Tuebingen ecotype United States chromosome 4, GRCz12tu, whole genome shotgun sequence genome window above contains:
- the LOC141381835 gene encoding uncharacterized protein, which translates into the protein MEALELELEEVESQIRVLVVRRSRLRERLLAVPNAKAVSSPKVRGNYNHIIPSTSTPRPSLSRPSAPGARLSQASFTPTPGYHGAWVQPRKVLPRSRGRTSPPMFEISTENRFSPLRESGPDVAIIGDSIVRHVRAASSKGNKVRTFCFPGARVKNISTQIPTILGAAESPGAVVLHVGTNDTGLRQSEILKKDFRSLIETVRRTSPATQIIVSGPLPTYRRGNERFSRLLALNEWLITWCKEQKLLFANNWNLFWERPRLFRPDGLHPSRAGAELLSDNISRLLRTI